From a region of the Armatimonadota bacterium genome:
- a CDS encoding dihydrodipicolinate synthase family protein translates to MALAPERVRGIVVPMITPLEDDGVTVSERGVEALVEFLVGQGVHAIFVAGTTGEAAALTDTQWARLVAETHRALRGRLPLLAGVLGPTTAHAAARARQAADLGADAVVATAPYYYPPDPDELLRHFRAVLEATTLPVLLYNIPQTTKVDLPLAVCRELAADSRVIGLKDSWGDVTRFRRWTAVLRGGGRDFRMLLGTDLLTDVAVLVGAQGTVPSLGNIAGRHLVAVFDAAAAGDWTSAARLQAAVADLTRVYDTGVGGPQSGIIAGLKGALTLLGIPAGPPAPPVRPVDRTGMQRVEAVLREAGLLE, encoded by the coding sequence ATGGCGCTTGCTCCCGAGCGGGTACGGGGAATTGTGGTGCCCATGATCACGCCGCTGGAGGACGATGGGGTCACGGTCAGCGAGCGCGGCGTGGAGGCGCTGGTGGAGTTCCTGGTGGGCCAGGGCGTGCACGCGATCTTCGTGGCCGGCACCACGGGGGAGGCGGCCGCCCTCACCGACACGCAGTGGGCCCGGCTGGTGGCGGAGACCCACCGGGCACTGCGGGGGAGGCTGCCCCTGCTGGCCGGCGTGTTGGGTCCCACCACGGCCCACGCCGCCGCCCGGGCCCGCCAGGCGGCCGATCTGGGGGCCGACGCGGTGGTGGCCACCGCCCCCTACTACTACCCGCCCGATCCCGACGAGCTGCTCCGTCACTTCCGGGCCGTGCTGGAGGCCACGACCCTTCCGGTCCTCCTGTACAACATCCCCCAGACGACCAAGGTGGACCTGCCCCTGGCCGTGTGCCGGGAACTGGCGGCCGACTCCCGGGTCATCGGCTTAAAGGACTCCTGGGGAGATGTCACCCGGTTTCGCCGGTGGACGGCGGTCCTGCGCGGAGGGGGGCGGGATTTCCGCATGCTGTTGGGGACGGACCTGCTGACCGACGTGGCGGTGCTGGTGGGAGCCCAGGGGACCGTCCCCTCGCTGGGGAATATCGCCGGGCGTCACCTGGTCGCCGTCTTTGACGCCGCCGCCGCCGGAGACTGGACGTCCGCCGCCCGCCTCCAGGCTGCAGTCGCGGACCTGACCCGGGTCTACGACACCGGGGTCGGGGGGCCGCAGAGCGGGATCATCGCCGGACTCAAGGGCGCCCTCACCCTGCTGGGGATTCCCGCAGGGCCCCCGGCGCCGCCCGTACGGCCTGTGGACCGGACCGGGATGCAGCGCGTGGAGGCCGTCCTGCGGGAGGCAGGGTTGCTGGAATAG